One Bacteroidota bacterium DNA window includes the following coding sequences:
- the lpxK gene encoding tetraacyldisaccharide 4'-kinase encodes MKKLRILLYPFSVLYHLITAIRNKLFDVGILSQKKFDIPIIGVGNLNTGGTGKTPHTAYIAKLLQSQNYKVATLSRGYGRKSKGYILATKKISAETLGDEPYELYHSLKNTHVAVCENRITGIEQLQKTIQPDIIILDDNIQHRYVKPSFQILLTTYDRLFYNDYILPAGNLRESRNGASRANAIIITKCPEGLTEAEKEKLKTSLYKYSKAPVFFSTYIYGELKYNNTQTTTKDIILLTGIANTEYLKTYIQKHYHIIEHLKYPDHYNYTQQEINTWREKYQTAFANGSIIITTAKDAARLQALNTTDLPIAVLPVEVDFGEDGKEFGELLMRHYK; translated from the coding sequence ATGAAAAAGCTGCGAATACTATTATATCCTTTCTCGGTTTTATACCACCTCATTACAGCAATACGCAATAAGCTGTTCGATGTTGGCATACTCTCACAAAAAAAATTCGATATTCCTATTATAGGTGTGGGCAACCTCAACACAGGTGGCACGGGCAAAACTCCGCATACGGCTTATATAGCCAAACTATTACAATCGCAAAACTATAAAGTAGCTACGCTAAGCCGCGGTTACGGCCGCAAAAGCAAAGGTTATATATTAGCTACTAAAAAAATCAGTGCCGAAACTTTGGGCGATGAGCCATACGAACTCTATCATAGTTTAAAAAATACACATGTAGCCGTTTGCGAAAATCGTATTACAGGAATTGAACAATTACAAAAAACTATACAGCCAGATATTATCATACTCGATGATAATATCCAGCACCGATATGTAAAACCTAGTTTTCAAATCCTCCTCACTACTTATGATAGGCTTTTTTATAACGATTATATACTCCCCGCTGGCAACCTGCGTGAAAGCCGCAATGGAGCAAGCAGAGCCAATGCTATTATCATAACCAAATGCCCTGAAGGATTAACTGAAGCTGAAAAAGAAAAATTAAAAACTTCATTATATAAATACAGTAAAGCTCCTGTTTTTTTTAGTACATATATATATGGTGAATTAAAATATAACAATACACAAACAACCACAAAAGATATTATACTACTAACAGGCATTGCAAATACAGAATATCTTAAAACATATATACAAAAACACTATCATATAATAGAACATCTTAAGTACCCCGATCATTATAATTATACCCAACAAGAAATAAATACTTGGCGTGAAAAATATCAAACTGCATTTGCTAATGGATCTATTATAATAACTACTGCCAAAGATGCTGCACGTTTGCAGGCACTTAATACAACAGACTTACCTATTGCGGTTTTGCCTGTAGAGGTTGATTTTGGCGAGGATGGAAAGGAGTTTGGAGAGTTGCTGATGCGACATTATAAATAA
- a CDS encoding enoyl-CoA hydratase-related protein, whose translation MYQNLLTEVSEGILTITINREPKLNALTIETIREIYNAVNAAQSNDEVAGIIITGAGPKAFVAGADISEFANFTVEQGTHMAQNGHKVFNAIENSSKPVVAAINGFALGGGCELAMACHIRVAAENAKFGQPEVNLGIIPGYAGTQRLAQLVGKGKALELLMTADVIGAAEAQTLGLVNHVVAADQLLAKCHEILGKIKSKSPMAIAKVIDCVNTQYRKDKPGFDREVELFGQCFSTEDFKEGTTAFIEKRKPSFTKVNDVLSH comes from the coding sequence ATGTACCAAAATTTATTAACCGAGGTAAGCGAAGGCATTCTTACCATCACTATTAACAGAGAACCAAAACTCAACGCACTCACCATCGAAACCATTCGCGAAATATATAATGCCGTAAATGCTGCCCAGTCAAACGACGAAGTGGCAGGTATTATAATAACAGGTGCTGGCCCTAAAGCATTTGTTGCAGGTGCTGACATATCAGAATTTGCTAACTTTACGGTGGAGCAAGGAACACACATGGCACAGAATGGCCACAAAGTTTTCAATGCCATCGAAAATAGTTCTAAGCCTGTAGTGGCTGCTATCAACGGCTTTGCTTTAGGTGGCGGTTGCGAATTGGCTATGGCTTGCCATATAAGAGTTGCTGCCGAAAATGCGAAGTTTGGCCAGCCAGAAGTTAATTTGGGAATTATACCCGGTTATGCAGGCACCCAACGCTTAGCACAATTGGTAGGAAAAGGAAAAGCATTAGAATTACTAATGACTGCCGATGTAATAGGTGCTGCCGAAGCACAAACATTGGGTTTGGTAAATCATGTAGTGGCTGCCGATCAATTGCTTGCCAAATGCCACGAAATTTTGGGCAAAATAAAAAGCAAATCGCCTATGGCTATTGCCAAAGTGATAGACTGCGTAAATACCCAATACCGCAAAGACAAACCTGGCTTCGACAGAGAAGTGGAATTATTCGGCCAATGTTTTTCTACCGAAGATTTTAAAGAAGGCACTACCGCCTTTATAGAAAAACGCAAACCTTCCTTCACCAAAGTGAATGATGTTCTTAGTCATTAA
- the sucD gene encoding succinate--CoA ligase subunit alpha: MSVLVNKNSKVIVQGFTGSEGTFHATQMIDYGTQVVGGVTPGKGGTTHLDKPVFNTVADAVAQTNANVSIIFVPPAFAADAIMEAADAGIKVIVCITEGIPTQDMITAKNYLNGKDCRLIGPNCPGIITPEEAKVGIMPGFVFKKGNIGIVSKSGTLTYEAADQIVKQGMGISTAIGIGGDPVIGTTTKEAVQMLMEDPETIGIVMIGEIGGSMEADAAKWIKENGTKPVVGFIAGQTAPPGRRMGHAGAIVGGADDTAAAKMKIMAECGINVVESPANIGVMMVKALANVPA; encoded by the coding sequence ATGAGCGTTTTAGTAAACAAAAATTCCAAAGTAATAGTGCAGGGTTTCACAGGTAGCGAAGGAACATTCCATGCCACACAAATGATTGACTATGGCACACAAGTAGTTGGCGGCGTTACACCCGGCAAAGGCGGAACCACGCATTTGGACAAACCTGTGTTCAATACCGTGGCCGATGCAGTGGCCCAAACCAATGCCAATGTTTCTATCATATTTGTACCTCCAGCTTTTGCTGCCGATGCGATAATGGAAGCTGCCGATGCAGGGATTAAAGTAATAGTTTGTATTACTGAGGGAATTCCGACACAAGATATGATAACCGCCAAAAATTATTTGAACGGAAAAGATTGTAGGCTGATAGGTCCAAACTGTCCCGGTATTATAACTCCCGAAGAAGCTAAAGTGGGTATTATGCCCGGCTTTGTTTTCAAAAAAGGGAATATCGGTATTGTATCAAAATCGGGAACTTTAACTTATGAAGCCGCCGACCAAATAGTGAAGCAAGGCATGGGAATTAGCACTGCTATAGGAATTGGCGGAGACCCCGTGATAGGAACGACCACCAAAGAAGCTGTGCAAATGCTGATGGAAGACCCCGAAACCATTGGCATAGTTATGATTGGTGAAATAGGTGGATCGATGGAAGCCGATGCTGCCAAGTGGATTAAAGAAAACGGGACCAAACCAGTAGTAGGTTTCATTGCTGGGCAAACAGCTCCTCCTGGTCGCCGTATGGGTCATGCCGGTGCCATAGTGGGTGGAGCCGATGATACCGCTGCTGCCAAAATGAAAATAATGGCCGAGTGCGGCATCAATGTGGTGGAATCGCCTGCCAATATTGGTGTGATGATGGTGAAAGCCTTAGCCAATGTTCCTGCATAA